The following coding sequences lie in one Chionomys nivalis chromosome 8, mChiNiv1.1, whole genome shotgun sequence genomic window:
- the LOC130879847 gene encoding membrane-spanning 4-domains subfamily A member 12-like produces MTTSQTTTYPGMHVTVPNPYPPTSSMALHPQPPLGFLNIGNQVQTGQLSYITSPGILTTHQLGLENVPTGHPAPGTTTTNPKFKDAAIALGAVHIITGLMHIGFGIVLGLLSTNYHMSWAFCSFAFIGGYPFWGGLSFIASGSLSLSAFKKPSPSLLKSTLATNIISVIFASVGVILFVWDLNINGYYYQNYWMVLSGTGIVGVLAIFSMLEVSIACVMVYFAYQTLLHGKRSALAVPTVHVANPLTQQPFPDPAIYERVPAYAPQPYQA; encoded by the exons ATGACGACTTCCCAGACAACTACCTACCCTGGCATGCATGTCACCGTTCCCAATCCTTACCCACCAACAAGTTCCATGGCTCTTCATCCTCAACCACCTCTGGGTTTTCTAAACATAGGAAACCAAGTACAGACTGGGCAACTTTCTTACATTACATCTCCGGGAATCCTCACTACCCATCAGCTCGGGCTGGAAAATGTGCCAACGGGGCATCCAGCTCcaggaacaacaacaaccaacCCCAAATTTAAAGACGCAGCAATAGCTCTTGGG gCAGTCCATATCATAACTGGATTGATGCACATTGGCTTTGGAATTGTTCTTGGGTTGCTGAGCACCAATTACCATATGTCTTGGGCATTTTgctcttttgcttttattggtggaTATCCATTCTGGGGTGGACTCTCT TTCATTGCTTCTGGCTCACTCTCCTTATCGGCATTCAAGAAACCCTCCCCCTCTCTG TTGAAAAGCACCCTGGCAACGAACATTATTAGTGTTATCTTTGCCTCTGTTGGCGTGATTCTGTTTGTGTGGGATCTGAACATCAACGGCTACTATTATCAGAACTACTGGATGGTG CTTTCTGGGACAGGAATTGTAGGCGTGCTGGCAATATTTTCCATGTTGGAGGTCAGCATAGCATGTGTCATGGTCTACTTTGCCTACCAAACCCTACTCCATGGCAAAAGG TCTGCCCTGGCTGTTCCAACTGTGCATGTGGCCAACCCCTTGACGCAACAGCCTTTCCCAGATCCTGCAATATACGAGAGAGTACCAGCTTATGCTCCTCAACCATATCAGGCATAA